The sequence ATTAATAGATGTGAGAACAATGTAAGGTGACCCAAGAAAGCATGATGAATCCTATCCAATGAGGCTGCAGGAGTCATGAAGAATCTGAGACTCAAGCACATATGCTGAGCAGAGTGAGCAGATTTCCTAAGTTTGGTAGTGACTGAGGTCAGCCGGATGTTCTGGAAATAAACCACCATTTAAACAAAGGTAACAATCCAGATAGTAACCTGTGCTAtcaatctagttttttttttataataaaaatgatgaaagaaGCTAAATAGAGATATAATCTGATTTTTGAGTGAAGCCTTAACACAGGGAAAAAGATAATTATATAACCAAATTAAAGGTGAATATTCCAAaggaattttgttttctgtgtgctaGGGCACAGACATCCAGCTTTGTGAAATTCTATAAAGTATTTtttgatgggatttacataacAAATAGAGAGTGAGGAGATTAATGAAGGTTCTGCAGCAGAATCCGTGTTTAGAAAGTAACACCCTGATGATAGTTTTGCATCTTATAAAGTAAGCCTGGTGTTATTATCAGGGGCAGATTGTCACAGGTAACTTTTCAGCTTAGGAGCTGAAACTCTAATGTCTTCTAATGTATAAACTTTCTGTGTGTATTTCCTGTAAGATAATCCTGTAGAGTTTTGAAAGTATTACCAGAAATCCAGTGGACTCACTCCAGCTTTTCAGAGTTTGTAATATAGGCCCCGCCTACCTTGACAGAAATAAAGAATGCTGGAGCTTTGCCTTTCATTCAGCTCAGGTTAGTAAGGAAGGAAAGGCAAGAGTCAGATTTTGGCTGTTGATATCATGGATCTCAAGCATAGTCGTTCAGTGCAGCTGAATGATGGAAACTTGATGCCAGTGCTTGGATTTGGCACGTTTGCTCCCGAAGAAGTAAGTATACCTCTTGGAACAAAAAGGTTAGATAACAGTTATCCTGGAAGTACTTTCAGAAGGCAGGAGACCTGCTCCTAGTGGATCATTCATCTGGGCTCCCCTTTCACTGTCTACAATTTACTTCTGTTCATGCTTGGCGATCCTTAGTGGTACTCGGTGAAATGCCATGATGTTAGCTCTGGAGGTTAATGATTTTGTAGGAAGATTATCTGTCATTATTGTTATTAACATTGTTTCCTGACAAATCTCAGTGTTTACTACATATTTTAAGTACTTACATATATGAGTGTAATCAATCCTTGATGTAAGTATtcttactaatttttaaattctgatcATCTCAAGCTCAGGCTTCTCCTGCAATCTACTCTTGGTTAGAAATTGCTATGGGAGAAAATGGCTAACAGTAGGGACATTGCATAGCAGCTTtgctatgagtttttttttttttttgtaagaagaTATGTTTGTTAGAGATTTTCAACTCTTtgaacaggtttttaaaatttcatgcatgtatgcatcatattttgatcatatccaccagTCATTCCACACATCTAACTCCTCCAGGTACTCTCACATCTCTTTCCcaactttatttcttcttttttctctttctcttttttaaataacctACTAAGTCCATTAATACTACTATATGCTCTTGAGTTTGATGCCATCCACTAGAACATGGCCAACCTACTTGGGGCCATAAGCCTGAACAAAACAGATTCTCTTTTCCCCAGAAGCCATTAACTGTCAAGAGCTGGGGGTGAAGCCTTCTCAGTACATCCTCTGTCCATGCTGCAGTGATGACTGGATTGGATAACATGCAAGTTTtgtgcagacaaccacagctgctgtcagCTCATGAATGCAAGCAGCTCTGTCACATGCAGAAGACACTGCTTTATGGTAGTTTTCCTGTTTCCATGATCTCTagttcttataatctttcttccttctcttccatgatgttcctgaGCCTCTCAAAGAAAGGGTTTGATATAGAAGTCCAGTTTATAGGTGAGCACTTCACCTATTCTCTGGACTTAAATAGTTGTGGGTCCTGGTATTAGTCATTGTCTAtgacaaaaagaagcttctttgatgaagactGAGAGATGTACTAATCTATGGGCATAAAGATAAGCATTTAGAATGCAagtcaaacttttaaaaaatgtctatgAGGATCCACAATCATTCCATTCATAGGTTAGTATCAAAGACTTGCAATATATAAAGGAACAATGAGGATAGGATGACACTTCTTACCAAACACATTATGTACCCAATCCAATAGCTCATTGCAGTGAAAGTGTCTAAATCTAGTCACAGATAATAGAAGCTTTGAGGTGGCTTGGGAAATATTGTCTCCAAATGACAGAGATCAATTTATTCAATGTTGGTGGAAGAATGATGAAATATTAGTACTGGATAGAACCAGTTTATTTCAGTTATCCTCTGTAATAGATTAAGCATACAATATGTGTTCTATAGCTTTTAACTGACATTTGTTATTACTATTAAAGATAGACTTATATCttagaaaatataacaaaaggATTCTATAGTGCTTTCACTTACAAAAGTAAAGGCAATACATTCTTTGAGAGATAGAAAGGAACAAACAGAAACTTCCTTCACAATCTAGTAGGAGTTTTTATTCTGAATGTGCTCTTGCTCCACCAATGACCTCCCTGTGGGATCATTGATGATACAAAAGCCTGCTCAGTTGGTTGCCTTGTGACTTTGATTGTCTAGCCAAGTTTCCTGGGAACAACACAAACACAGGATAACAGATTAAATCATGAAATTATACACTGATTGAAATTTGAGGAGATTTTGTAAATATTATTATCCTGACTTTGTTCCCCAACAGCAGCTTAGTGAGGTGTGGTCCTTGTCCTGGTAACAGTAGCTGGCCAGGCAAATAGTTGTCAGCTTTCTGGGTATCTGCCACATATAGATGCTTtcactgtgtttttgtttattgatatggATTTAGCATCCTCCCCTTCAATCTTCCCAATTCTGATGCAGACCAAGGGCCAGACTCATGTAAATTTTTCACATGTAAAATTAATGGGTCAATTTTTGTCAGTAAGGACAAATATTAGAATAAATAAACTAATGTTTAAACTAGAAAGAAATAATACACATTTTACTGGTCTGGAGTATCATCTATGATGGCTGTACTTTCGGTTTTGAATGAatgatttattaaatatatgcaataaaagtaaaagaataaattatgAGGTTCAAATAGAGAGAAGTAGCAGATATACAGCAAATTAAATCAGGGGGCTGAAAAACATCCAACAGAAACTAATTGTGATAGCCCATTGAAGTAGCCAGATGGAATTTCCCAGTTAAAAGTCCATTGTGGTCAGAATGAAGTATCCCCTTGGGTGAAACTTCCAAGTAACTGAACAAATAGCAGCAGATAGAGTTGACATCATCAAACTGGATACTCACAGCATCCACCAAGAACTAACTGTGGAAGTTGAGGCAGCAAGTTGGAGTTCCTTATTTAGCTTTCTCTCCGCATGGATGAGCTTCCTAtgggactcctcctcctcctcctatagCCATTTCACATCATGGGATAAACAATAATCACCTCTGCTGGGAATGATTTATATTCTAGCTGTTTTTATGACACATGTTTTCAATACTGTTAGCTGCTTGCTATTTTCCTCTCCCTGGCACAAAGCCAGAGGGTCAACCTGATCCAGGTCAGAAAGTTTTGCAGGACAAATGACATAAACATGTTTGTGTCTGAAGTTGGTGGAGAGGAAAATCTGCTTCCAGAGCTAGCTCCTCAATGAGTTTTAGCAGCCTATGGCAATTTACCACcataatatacaatatacattTATGCGTACACCTATTAAAGTAATCCTGGTAAATTATGTAGCTATTAATTGACAATTAACCAATTCAGTGTTTATGATCAAGCTTATAATTGGCATTAAAATTCATCCTGGCAATCATAGGAGTCTACAAAGGCTAAAGATCCACTTCTGTGTGGTTTTTACAACAAAATAGAGATATTTGAAGCACAGATGGAGAGCTGTtaaggtgatgatgatgatgatgatgatgatgatgatgatgattaaaacaaggtctcatgcaTTCCAGTttggccttggactcactatgtagataaggatgaccttgaccttccgatcttcctgcctctccagctcccaagtgctagaattataggtgtgggTTACCCCATCCACTTTTCATACTTTCTTGTGTAATGACTGTCTCCTCCACTTCTTCTCAGAAAcctcatgaaagaaaaagagcccGACCTTTTGTTTATGAATAATCTCTAGTGCTCAGAGCCTAACATAGTGTTAGGCAAAAAGAAGTCACTCAGCAAATGCTTACTGCATGAACGCTGAAAGCAAGGACCtggaaaatgaagagaataaaagaaTCTTGAGTGAACTGAAAAGCCTATTTGAGTGGAAATTGAGAATGATGGGTAATAGCTAATTTTCAGTTGTCAGCTCACACAtatctatgtgtatgtacacCTGTCCTGTCTACTGAGTACCTTAGAATTTTTCTCCCAGTATGTAGCTTTCCTCCTAGCTAGTTccttaaaatttatctttattgaATGAAACTTGCATTTCCATGCTTCATAGGAATCCTACATCACTAATTCATTCAGTCAGATTTAGAAGTTAGTCTTTTTGTAGTTTGTATCTCCAGATAGATTGTAAATCTATTATCAAGGTTTGTATCATCAAACAAGATCAACCATGGGGCTGGCAGCACCTTGGATAAAATACTAGGAAGAAAtaaatggccttttttttttttctgagttggtCAGATTCCCAACTTTTCCTACTTTTATTTCACAGATTCCAAAAAGCAAGGCTACTGAGGCCACCAAAGTAGCCATTGATGTAGGTTTCCGTCACATAGATGCCGCATACTTCTATCAAAATGAGGAAGAAGTTGGACAGGCCCTCCGGGATAAGATGGCTGATGGAACTGTGAAGAGGGAGGAGTTATTCTATACCACCAAGGTGAGCACTTGTGGCTAGAATGGCTAGAAACCACTGTCGATTCAGATAAGTTACTGGGAAGGGAGACACCACCCCTTTGGCCTCAGTTTGAATCATGTCTTTATTGCAAAGACACATTATAGAAGCATAGAGAACAGGGCcaacaagatgactcagtggaaaAAGATACAGACTGCCATGCCTGGCAACGTTTTATTCCACAATGTACATGGGAGAAGAGAAATGATTCCTGATATCTTACCTCTATATATGTGGTACCTTTGCACATGCAtcagtggacacacacacacacacacacacacacacacacacacacacacacacgcacgcgcgcgcgcgcacgcgcacacacacacacacacacacacacacacacacacacttaattaaaaaaattaaaaaagaaaaggcttgcTTTGCTCCAAAGTATACTAAATGTGGGAAACAGCTACTCAGTGTCTCTGAATATCAGACATTGCCTGGATATAAAATAAGGAAACAGTTTTGTTGGATaatctggcctctctgggccctgAGTAATTATTCCTTCAGTAGATTACCAAAGTGAGGTTGAAAATGTTCACAAAAGGGAAAATCCTTTTCTCCAATCAGCACTGAATGTACTGAAATTTGCAATGTTTTCTCAGGTGGAAAGGCAGGCTTCCAGTGTAATGCAACCTGAGTTGAGGTTTCTATAGACATCTCCTACTTATGTTTACACTGGTGACAGCTTGTTGCTACACTAGATCTCTTAGAACTGGTTCTGGATTTACTAAGGACAGTCAATCCTATGTCAACTCTATCTACTGCTATTTGTTCAGTTACTTGCAAGTCTCACCCAAGGGTATTTATTCTTCACTCTGCCCAGAATGGACTTTTAACTGGGAAATTCCATCTGGCTACCTCAATGGGGCTTTCACAGTTAGTTTCTAGTAGATGTTTTTTCAGCCCCGATTTAATGTTTTGCTGtatctctgctgcttctctctatTTTCCCCTACTCCTAGTCCATCATTTTTTGGCTCTTTGAGACTACAACATCTAATTCTTGAACACTTAAATTGGTTGTTTTCTAAATTCTGCCATTTCCCTCACATTGTCATCACTAAAATAAATCTCAGTGTTCTATTGAGGATGTGATGTATAAAGAGCAGCATACATTTGGGGAGCGTTattggggaggatctgggaaaagTTGTGTGAGGGGAAAttcatgatcaaaatacatgaaaaaaattaataaaaaaatataaaaccttaGCCCCAGATGTTCTTAGTTTAGTTGAGACCATCATAGCAGGTCTTAATCCTTTCACCACAATGTGTAATTTTGTTTGGAAACTGTAGATTTGGAATACCTTCCTTAGACCAGAGTTGGTTCGTCAGTGCCTGGAGAGATCACTGAAGAAACTTGGGCTGGATTATGTAGATCTCTGCATTGTTCATTTTCCATTTGCTATGAAGGtcagttttgaatttttatgcCCTAGACTGTTATATTATGTCAAGACAATGAGATTTTTCTGGACTCTTGCTGAGAGAGATACATCTATCTGAGAAGAACAGAATGGCTAAATGATTATGACTCTCCATGACAGCTGAGCAACCCCATGGGCAAGACTTCTTAAAATGCTCATCCTCCATTCTTCATGAAGGTTGAAATTCAAGGACTTCACTGCCTTTTATCAATCAGAGTTCCCCAGATTGTGGAGACTCCACCCTGgagtctctgcctccttagggCACGTTCGTGCCTATGTATATGTCTCATACTAGGACACAGGGATTTGAATTTGGGTAAGGGACATTTGGGCTTGGGCTCCTTTGGGCCTTGTGGCTTCATTTTCTTATTATGATGCATGTTTGTGGATTACATCTGATAGACACATTAACTCAGAATTGGGGCATCATAAAGTAGAGCAAAAGTTCATGATTAATAATGGTCTTTAACACCATTCTGTCATTGGATAAGAAATAAATTCCAATGGAAATTAAAAATTGGTGAAATCTAGGGATTTAAGAGGAGTCCAGAGGGGGAGAAAAGTGGAGGCAATTAAGAGGAAAGGTGTGCACATGAGTGATTAACGCAAGCTCCTGAATGTTGAATGAGTAAGCTCATTAGGCACTAGAAATTGACTATTAGAGAAAAGTATTTGttaatttctcttctctctgcattctAGCCTGGAGAGGAACTTCTGCCAAAGGATGCCAgtggaaaaattattttagaaatagtGGATATTCGTGATACATGGGAGGTATGTACTACTGCAGATACCATAAGGCACTGTGTGGCAAGATAGGAACCAATTAATAAAGAATTAGAAGAGATGGGTTTTGTTTCCTTAATTGACAAGCCTAAGATATATCAtaatgcctagtcttattgtaacttatgctgagttcagttgatatccctggtaGGCCTGCTCATTTCTatagggaaacagaggaggagtggatctgggggagaggggaggtggggaggaggaactgggaggagtggagggtgggggaaCTTTGGTTGGGATATAATataagagagaagaataaacaacaacatcaacaaaccCTTCTCTGTATTTCTGTAATCTCATCTATAGGGTAAGAGTTGAGAGGGAcgaactttaatttttaatttcagctGTGATTTGGGGCAGACATTTCTTTGTCTCATAGATCCAATCAATGATATAAGCCTTGTAAAGGGGATCAGCAGAAAGAAACTCAAGAAGGGTTACAACACTATTCCAGGACAGATAAACACACCTTTGGAGAAGTGTAACCTGTCTTAGCCCAGGGCAAGATATAACTGAGAATGAAGTCTGACATCATATATTCTATCTCATATATAGTTTTTCAACATTATAGGAAAAATGTAACAATGCATTTTTAACCAGCACAAGATCTGAGAATTCTTTGTCTTTGACTATGAGGCCATTTATTAAAGTACCACTGTGTGCCTGGCATCAAAACAGATGCCACTAAAGAGGGTGAAGAAGATAACGGGAGACTTATGTGTATTTGTTGTTCTCAAGGTGCATGTAATTGAATGAGCAGACAAATATGTATTCATGCAGGTAAGTGCATTAGGCAAGGCTGTATTCAAGTGAcaacattattttgaaattataactgAAATTGTTATTTAAGTAAATGAAATcattatgtaaataaatgaaattattgtGTAAGTGTTCAAATAAGTCCAAGGAGAAACTCCAAAGGACAGAATACAATAAGGATTAATCAGATATTTTCTTCCTCCCCAGGCACTGGAGAAGTGTAAAGACTCAGGGTTAACCAAGTCCATAGGGGTGTCCAATTTCAACCACAAACAGCTGGAATTGATTCTGAACAAACCAGGACTCAAATACAAGCCCACTTGCAATCAGGTAAGCTCTTAGTTCACCTTGGCTggcctttcccttctcttcctcacaAACTTCTTCCTTACTTGATACTTCCCAAATTTCTG is a genomic window of Peromyscus maniculatus bairdii isolate BWxNUB_F1_BW_parent chromosome 5, HU_Pman_BW_mat_3.1, whole genome shotgun sequence containing:
- the LOC102909418 gene encoding aldo-keto reductase family 1 member C15 isoform X2, encoding MDLKHSRSVQLNDGNLMPVLGFGTFAPEEIPKSKATEATKVAIDVGFRHIDAAYFYQNEEEVGQALRDKMADGTVKREELFYTTKPGEELLPKDASGKIILEIVDIRDTWEALEKCKDSGLTKSIGVSNFNHKQLELILNKPGLKYKPTCNQVECHPYLNQSKLLEFCKSKDIVLVAYSALGSHRDSNWVKSDSPYLLEEPVLKTIARKHNRSPGQVALRYQLQRGVVVLAKSFNEKRIKENFQVFDFELTSEDMKMIDGLNKNFRYAKMSFAVDHPYYPYSEEY
- the LOC102909418 gene encoding aldo-keto reductase family 1 member C15 isoform X1 gives rise to the protein MDLKHSRSVQLNDGNLMPVLGFGTFAPEEIPKSKATEATKVAIDVGFRHIDAAYFYQNEEEVGQALRDKMADGTVKREELFYTTKIWNTFLRPELVRQCLERSLKKLGLDYVDLCIVHFPFAMKPGEELLPKDASGKIILEIVDIRDTWEALEKCKDSGLTKSIGVSNFNHKQLELILNKPGLKYKPTCNQVECHPYLNQSKLLEFCKSKDIVLVAYSALGSHRDSNWVKSDSPYLLEEPVLKTIARKHNRSPGQVALRYQLQRGVVVLAKSFNEKRIKENFQVFDFELTSEDMKMIDGLNKNFRYAKMSFAVDHPYYPYSEEY